In Sphaeramia orbicularis chromosome 9, fSphaOr1.1, whole genome shotgun sequence, the sequence TATCTTCTTTCTCAGTGCAGATTATTCCTCATTTATTCTCCCAAGTTTTACTTTTGTGATAACAGCGTCTATCATCAGCCGGGGTTAAGTGACTTCAGGTCTTCCTTCCATTTTCCTTTTCATCATCACCCAAGACATTAGCTCGCTTCATTGACCCACTGATGTCTCTCCAGCTCAACAGTATCTCTGCTCCCGAAGATAGAAGCAGATGACTGAGAGCTTCCCGCTCCTCTGTGTCTCCTGTATCGGCGTCACTGCCTGATAATCGGGACTTTTACCGGCAGGCTTCACTTGATGCTTTATCTCAACCAGGGAGTGCCAAAACGGATGCATACTAATATGGAACCCAGGCTCCCTAACAAGGGACTGTGTGGGGGTGTCAGGATCTGGACACTCATCAGTGATCACAGTATCAAAGGTGTGTATGTCAACAAGTCCCCCGCTTTATTTATATCCCCTACACCACCCAAGATGTGGAAACCTGTGTGGGACAGTTTTATCtgacagagggagagaggacTTTTTTGTTTCAGTATTTTAGGAGTTCATAAATAGAGTAAGGGTACGTATTTTGTGGTATATGCGAACTctgaaagacctagaactatgattgtggtgatttccaaatgaatttttctccaaatCTAAACTTTccaaaatgatttatcactatttcttCTACCATTctatgcatttttcagtaaaaatctgacattttcttatatttagacatggtgatgttcataaaaacacagGGTAGAGtattttaaccctgaaagacctctCTAACTtttcctattattttttttttatcttctgcatttttcaggtattttctaatttctaagagtaaattcaaaggttattacatcaaaacagaaaaaactgaagaaaaaattatttcatcacattatatcattaactgaatataaaaatacacatctacaaactacgttttttttttttgttttttttttttgtgaggatGATGACGTTTCACTACGGAGCCAAAAAAAGAAGTGTCTGACATGACTGAAAACctgagaaaatgcattttactACAATTATTTAAATTCATGTTAGGGTTAAGCATTTGGAATTCAGCTGTGAATTCACTCACAATATAGCCATTCTAAATAAAACATATCTGTTATCTGACTAAATAATTATGTATCAAATCAAAACATCtggattattttattcagtttacaCATCcacttgtttctgtttttatttaaacaGACCTCTATGCGGCTGTGACCAAATAAGACAACAGCACATCAGTTCTGATAAGTGGCATTGTCATTATGTGTGGTACAACAGACTGGCAGTCACTTAGCCCTGAACCCTGGGAAGCTGAGTGATGACTGGAAGGTTACTGAAGGGGTCATCACCAACTCTTCACTGTTCATCTGAGTCCAAGAACAACCCTGAGGACGCCACTTCACATGTAACTTAGTGCAGCAGCCAATAAAGAAGTTCACTGTTAACTTTGAgcaattattacattatttgctGCACTTTTTGCACCAATATATGCAACTAAGCCTTACGATTTACAAAAGATTCAAAGGTTATGTGCActgcctggttaaaaaaaaaagcaccacatAAGCTGAAGgcggtccaaaaaaaaaaatcacattcacaGTGGCATCCTGTATACTGTGCAATTCTTATGTAGTGTCATAATAAATGCAACATATTTTTCCATCTGTAGTTGCATTAGTTTACCATAGTTGGCCCAAGCTATAAAAAAATGATGTCACATGCTCCCTGAAGTAATCCAGCGACTGTCATTGTGCAAATTTGTATCCTTAGAAAACTGGTGTGAAGCTCGTCACTGCATCAGTTTGGGTTAAAACACATTTCCTGATGAAACAtactaatcactgcagtaatgacCCAATGGAAGACTCTTATCTATTtgcttatttaaatccaggtggagacttATTTTGGCCCGACAGTGTAATTTACATGTCTAATTTAATAAGCATCTAAAAGGCAAAGTATGCAGCATTTTTCACTTATGTTGGTGAATAAAACAGATCAAATGTGACCCCTCATCTCCACTCTGAACAAGGGAGAGAAATCAGCAATGGAAGTATAGTCTGCATGAAGAGAGCGACTGCAGCTGAAATACAAAATATTACTATTTCTTGATTCTATCTGTGGTTATATTGCAAAAACACAAACGAACACACCCATACTTTTGCAAACTATTACTGGAAAACTCTAGAGACAACATGGAGCAAAACAGGAGACCAGAGTTGCTTTGTTTTTAAGTTGTTGTCCCTGCTGGAGGAATAAACACACTACCAAAGATTCACAGCCCTGTAGAGGTTCcagaaacaacaaaagaaaactgaaattagTTGAAGTGCAAGAtctctgcaggtaaatacaccaTCACACACTGAAAGAGGGTCAGAGGTGACATTAAAAGTGATTATTATTGGATCTGTATcatgtttttaatgaaaatactacatactttGCCATTAAATTGAAGCATTAATTTAAGATATAATACAGTCGAGTGAAGCTTAAATGACAAATCAGGCTCTTTAAAcagatgtccaaaaatggttttTAATAAATAGCGGCAAACTGACTGACTTTAAAAAACATCAGTAGCTGTTTAGAGGCAAATATGAAACAATTAAACACCTGCTAGATGATATAACACCATTTTGTTTGATGTGGAATACGATCACCGTTTCTATATACAACATGCAGGGCACAGGTTATGGACAGAGTGGTGGTGATTAAAAACACACCACATTACGATCCAGTTTACAAAAATGGGCCTTCTGGAGGAATTTAATAACATTTAGAAAGGTTGTTTTGTGGAGAAtttaaaaaaggtcaaatatgaTTAACtgaaaaggactttttttttgggCAAGTGTCTGAAATGTTTGGACAAACAATATGTTACTTGATCCCACCAATGATGTCAGAATGTGCATTATTTCCTTTGAGCTAAGAGGCAGATAACAGAAAGCACTGGtgccccctcacacacacaaacagtgaaCATTCCACATAAGCAAACATAAGAAGAGAACTTGAAGTCTGTGGATGGACAACGTACACGCTCCGGGGCTATGTGCTCACCCCCTCCGCCTACACAGACACGTTTTCTTTCAGTTGCTACGGTGAGTGGTGAAGGGTCTCCATCTTTACATTATCTAAGTGACGACCAGTGGAGTTCCGGGTGTGCAGCGAGGATCACATTGTCTGTGCCTTGTTGTCTGTTCATCTTCTCGACATTTCCATTTGTGTTGTTCTTTGAACTGCTACTGCAGAAACAGTATACTGAAAGCCATGATGACACAGCAGCAAGCCACCCAGGGACTCTTACGTTCACCTGCACAGAAGacgataaaaaacaaacaaacaaaaaaaaaaacaatcattagtTCTTGACCTTCTATTGAATCCATTCCATTGATTTTAATACAGTACTGACTCACCTATTCGGGcacatttccagaaaattcctAGAAGCCTACAAAAATGAAGAGGACCAAATAtgttacaaacacaaacaaacttgttgcctatatttattttttactgcaataAAACCAAAATGAGGCTATCCTCCTGTAGCTGTTTACTTTGTGCAGTTGTCTAGATAGCAGATACAGTGATCACTTTTGTCCGTTTCCATGTAAGGACTGCACAAGGAAAGAGACAAGGACAGCCGGCGAGTCTTTTATCAACAGTGACAGCTGAGGCAAATGTGGCATTCCAGACCTTCACTTTTCTAATGGTCTGTGGCCCTTACTTTCACATCAAGGAGGGCATCTGCATTCCTTTTGTAGTTGTTTTCTTATGCAAAATTAACATAGCCCTCATAAActgaatttattttcatttaggtaattttactgttttcataaCTTGAACAGATTTTCTCAGCAAAGAATGCACTACTGTAGAATTCATCTGGAGATTGTATTCCCCTTAGATTCTAGACCTATGCCTACCGCACAAGCAGGATTTGCATAATGTGTGGCGTTAGATCAACACAAATAATGCTTCATGCCTTAGTCAACAAATCAGTCAAGGGGGAAAACTATTAAATCATCCCATCTGCCACTCTGAGTTTCATGTGTTTATCTGAAAAGGACATCCCTCCCTACACCAACGATGTGTCTGTGAGTGGAGAGGagtgtatttttttaatgtgcGGCTGTGTTTGGGCTGTGCCAGGCCTATTACAAATGAATCATGGACTTTGTACATCCAAGAATAACAATGAGCCAATAAtgatgaacatttagtccttcaGCTACTTTACTTTCTTCAACTACATTAGCTGAATAATAAGACAGTGTCCCTATTCACTTACAACGTGATGTCTCTGCAGAACATAGCTCTACAGAAGTGGTCTGATTTCTTAGAAATGCATCCACGCAATAACAACAAGTGCCACAGTCAGATTCTAACACAAGTCATTTTCTGTTTTAGGGTTCTGGATAACATCGATAAAACCTTCTCAGCTTACAAATCTTATTGACAGGAAAGCCAAATGCTGATTAATTTGGTCCTGCTTGTTGCTTTTTGATTGTCAACAAGATTTGTACTATAATTTAGATACTTTAAATactgattaaaatgttttttttggcaaattctGTATATTAAggccttttttattttatctccCTCAATCATGTTAGAATAAattattttctgtgtttctgaactaaaaaaagaaaaaaaaaaatcagacagcaTGCATAAATAGGCTCTTTTGTTTTACATTATGACATACTCAGAATGTTTTAGAATCATATATATTGGATCTTGATCATATACTGCAATATAAAACCAGAATAAAATGTCTGAACCCAGCATAAATAAACCATTTGACATTTCACTTCTATAGGGAATtgctgatgaaagaaacacacccCAGTAAATCCTGGTGCAGTCAGAAATATGTTACAGTGTCCTGCTTAGTTACATTTAAACGGTGAGTTATTCACCAATTTCCTGTTTGATCTACAGTGTTAAATATCTTGGATTGTATCTGGCCATACCCGGTCTTGTTCTTGTCTAGCAGGCTGGGGGCCAAAGCTCTGATGTAGGCACAGGTACAGATCAGGAGAAGGATCACTGTCAGCAGTGACTGGAAGTTGAAAATGGCTGACTGCAAggtgaagaaaagacaatgatACATGTTGGACAGAAACGATCAAGTGCTTGCTCTGGGCACTGAATACAACATTTTCCAGCGTTTCAAGTGTTGTCATCGGTCAAGTGTTTCACAGAACTTATGTTATGATTGTGTTATGGTTAGGAATGTTGTTTCACCAGCTGTGCTTTCAGATCCTCTGCTGGCTGTGTGATCACAAGTGACACAGAAGAAGACAATCGCCTCCACTACAGCACATACAAATCACTTTAGAAGTTTAGATATAACGCCTCGAAAAAAATACATGTGGTAAACATTACACTAAAACTGTCATGATTGTATACTGTATATTGTTAGGTGTTTGTTTCTTCATGTAAAGATTTAGCAAACATTTCACATCATGACGTCAGTCACTGTTATCCATAATGTGTCTATTCATGTCAGCAATTCCAAATGAGATTGATAATTAAAACATCCATTACATATCACGTAAAGTGGTTTAACTACATTTACCAATGTCTGGAGTCCATAGGCTCTCTGATAATGTGAATTTGTCGTTTTAACACTTCATTGGTAACATTAATAGTTGCAGAAGGCGTGGCTGAGGCTTCTAAATAATTACACAACAGCCTATCTTATAATTACAACATTAATGATCAACAGTTTAATAACGTAGCTGTTAAAACATAAAATGAGTGCCTTGTTCATATTATTTTGTGCACCCTCTTGCTGCACAGTGTGCTGTAGTGTCACTACGTGGCACCCAACTCAAAACAGAGCTAGCGATGCTTGCGCTTCTCCTGCTACTAAGGTCTTATTAAATACCAGTATTTCATGCTATTGAAGGATTCACATATGGCGGAAGATCATACGTTTCACGAAGTCGACAGTTCATCGATTTGAAAACAACATGGATTGTGATAAGTATAGATTTTGCAAACTTACCTAGCTTACTgaagctagctaacgttagcgaTGTATTTGTTTAGCCTTTATTTTGTACTCAGTAACGATATGCAAGTGTACTGCAATGtctacaaaaactacaaatgcCTCGGTTAATGCTCAAAGAGGTCTTAAACAGCTGATTCATTCGTTTAATAAAACACGCTTACCATTTTTGTTGGGAGTCAAAGCCACATCACACTTCCTGCAGGATGAACTTACATTACGTAACCACGGCAGTTTACGTAACGTAATCACGTACGCCGTGTCAATTCTCGGCTGCTGATTGGTTGAGACGGCGAGAGTTGAAAGGTGAAACTTGTGTCAAACTGCGAAACATTGTCTGAATGAACTAACGCAAATACAACTTCGTTTGGATTTCGCAGTAGTTAGTCCGTAAGACCGTAAGTTTTGAAGGAAATTGTCACTTTACATTTtaccttgaccaaaaatataccGAATTTACTGTCGTTATCCGAAGAAAATACCGTAATATTCAACAGAGGAAGTGGTCTGATGAAAGTATGAAGTAAAGCCGTTAAACTCCTCCATGGTTCAGACTGTTCATGTATGGAACTAAAGGAATATTAAAGAGCCAGTATACTGTGGCCCATAGTCCAGTGGTGAGATTATTATGATATTGGATATTATTACTTATAGTTCTAGTCTGGGAATAATACAAACCCCAACAGAGGTGTCATGAGAAAGAGAGGAAAGTGCTGATCATAAATCCTTGGTTCAAACTCTATAGATTTATAGGTTCATGATAGCTCCTATTTTCTCATGGTGATCATTTTCTAGTGACGTAAAAGTTAAATActtgtggtccacttttctgaaAGTTTTTGCAATGGAGTCCCCTCCCTGTAACCAGCCACACAGCATCTTGATTGCATTTAAACTATGTTTCATAAATCCCCCTCGACCCTTCTATCCCAGACGCTCCTAGAGAGCTCTTCATGTAAGAAGTTATCTGTCAAATTAGAAACCACACATAAATAATGCTCTGCATATTTTACAGTAAAAGTAAACCTAAGTCTTTGAATGGAGAGTCCAGTTTCTGAGACCAATAAATGAGCAAGTGTAAGCTTAAAAAAACCCCTAATTTTTGATGTAATTAGGTTTTATAGTTTACAATGCACTGACCAGCTTCTAGTCTACACTACAGTACGGTATTATACATATCTGATTATTTAACCCATCCAGATTAGACGTATCCAGTGTAGATTTTCTCAATGAAAAGAGCACATACAGTCATATTTACTGCATTGGAATTTATTTGAGGAATAATTGTGTATGTGTTGAAATATGAATATTCATTGGAAATTCATATTTTTGATGTTAGTTTCTTTAATGCTTTACTAATTGTTGTGAGTCACTGAGGTCTGTTCATAATCTGAGCAGTTTTCATCACAGCTTCTTCTCTCGGTAGGCCTGTCATAATTTTTACATATCTGGCGCATCATAAACTGCaattatttttgcatgattttgagGACTGCATCAGTATACATGgataaaaacagctggatgaaaCTAACTACACAAGTTTGAACCCAGTTTCAGTGCTGGGACATCTCACTTCTacctctgacattttcatgttGTCAGACagattttcagaca encodes:
- the LOC115425805 gene encoding protein kish-A is translated as MSAIFNFQSLLTVILLLICTCAYIRALAPSLLDKNKTGLLGIFWKCARIGERKSPWVACCCVIMAFSILFLQ